A genomic region of Anas platyrhynchos isolate ZD024472 breed Pekin duck chromosome 9, IASCAAS_PekinDuck_T2T, whole genome shotgun sequence contains the following coding sequences:
- the P2RY1 gene encoding P2Y purinoceptor 1, whose translation MTEALISAALNGTEPNLLSGSGWPVGNATTKCSLTKTGFQFYYLPTVYILVFITGFLGNSVAIWMFVFHMRPWSGISVYMFNLALADFLYVLTLPALIFYYFNKTDWIFGDIMCKLQRFIFHVNLYGSILFLTCISVHRYTGVVHPLKSLGRLKKKNAVYISTLVWVIVVAVISPILFYSGTGIRRNKTITCYDTTTDDYLRSYFIYSMCTTVFMFCIPFIVILGCYGLIVKALIYKDLDNSPLRRKSIYLVIIVLTVFAVSYLPFHVMKTLNLRARVDFQTPQMCAFNDKVYATYQVTRGLASLNSCVDPILYFLAGDTFRRRLSRATRKSSRRSEHNVQSKSEEMTLNILSEYKQNGDTSL comes from the coding sequence ATGACCGAAGCcctcatctctgctgctttgaATGGAACTGAACCCAACCTGTTGTCCGGCAGCGGCTGGCCGGTGGGAAATGCCACCACCAAGTGCTCCCTGACCAAAACCGGCTTCCAGTTCTACTACCTGCCCACCGTCTACATTCTAGTCTTCATCACTGGATTTTTGGGAAACAGCGTGGCGATCTGGATGTTTGTCTTCCACATGAGGCCTTGGAGCGGCATCTCGGTTTACATGTTCAACCTGGCGTTGGCCGACTTCTTGTACGTCTTGACGCTGCCCGCCCTCATCTTTTACTACTTCAATAAAACCGACTGGATCTTCGGGGATATCATGTGCAAACTGCAGAGGTTCATTTTCCACGTGAACCTCTATGGCAGTATTTTGTTTCTAACATGCATCAGCGTGCACAGGTACACGGGCGTCGTGCACCCCCTGAAGTCGCTGGGGAGGCTGAAGAAGAAGAACGCCGTTTACATCAGCACCCTGGTCTGGGTCATCGTGGTGGCCGTGATTTCGCCGATACTCTTCTACTCGGGAACGGGGATaaggagaaataaaaccatCACGTGCTACGACACCACGACCGATGATTACCTGAGAAGTTACTTCATTTACAGCATGTGCACCACGGTGTTCATGTTCTGCATCCCGTTCATAGTGATTCTTGGCTGTTACGGACTAATTGTGAAAGCTTTGATTTACAAAGATTTGGACAACTCTCCTCTTAGGAGAAAGTCGATTTACCTGGTTATTATTGTGTTGACAGTCTTTGCTGTGTCGTATCTTCCCTTCCACGTGATGAAGACCTTAAATCTAAGAGCCAGGGTGGATTTTCAGACTCCACAAATGTGTGCCTTCAACGATAAGGTTTATGCCACTTACCAAGTGACGAGGGGTCTGGCCAGCCTCAACAGCTGTGTAGACCCCATTCTTTATTTCCTGGCAGGTGACACCTTTCGAAGGCGGCTTTCCAGGGCAACCAGGAAATCCTCCCGAAGAAGTGAACACAATGTGCAGTCCAAAAGTGAGGAAATGACTCTCAATATTTTATCAGAGTATAAGCAGAATGGAGATACAAGTTTGTGA